In Cyanobacteria bacterium GSL.Bin1, the genomic window TTTCATTTGCGAGTTCGAGTAATCGCTTGCGGAGTTGGAAAGAGTTTTCGTTGGAACCCAGGATAAAAAAGGTGACACGAGCCCTCGTTCCTGGTTTATTTTCCGGTTGTAGTAAACTAATACGGGTACTTCCCGGATCAATCCCAAATAAGGCATTGGTACTTTCTTTTACCACTTGTTCGACTAAGGCTTCTTCTTCACCCTTTAAGGGTCTTAAAAAGTCAAGATAGAGAAGCGCCATCACTTTTTTACTGCGGGTAATATTTTCCACCACATCAAGATTAGCCATCGCAGAATTCGGAACAATAATTAACGTTCCTTTTGCAACTAAACGAATTTTAGTTGAACGAAGGCCAATGGATTCAACATTGCCCAGTGCACCATTAGGAAAAGCGGGATAATTCCAAAAGCGAATGTATTCACCCGGTGTAAATGGGCGATCAAGATACAAGACAAGTGTTCCTAACAACTGTTCTAAAGTTTTTTGGGCAGCAAAGGCAATGGCTAAACCGCCAATCCCCACACTCGCTAAGAGTCCGACCAGATTAATCTCCTGACTTTGGGCAAA contains:
- a CDS encoding mechanosensitive ion channel is translated as MIEFSKTFAIFLLLVFLSLVISHYASLRVVRLVITRVSPQQFGVIYDKLITPIENLFQIAGTFILLTLSLNVLEEYQAFYNFLRFFNDLALVLSLAWLASRLVRQVMRVYGLEIIRKLGREVDELLLVFETLINIFIGFIAAIAFAQSQEINLVGLLASVGIGGLAIAFAAQKTLEQLLGTLVLYLDRPFTPGEYIRFWNYPAFPNGALGNVESIGLRSTKIRLVAKGTLIIVPNSAMANLDVVENITRSKKVMALLYLDFLRPLKGEEEALVEQVVKESTNALFGIDPGSTRISLLQPENKPGTRARVTFFILGSNENSFQLRKRLLELANETITEKLIGYGIEFTCTEPTVYVDSPVTI